In one Oryza glaberrima chromosome 2, OglaRS2, whole genome shotgun sequence genomic region, the following are encoded:
- the LOC127761985 gene encoding uncharacterized protein LOC127761985 isoform X2, with amino-acid sequence MWWDGMQEKGEIFFFYRPKVGKDEARGPDDVQRMYIVLRPEATGDGGDRAVEDKQAPDSGKEGHKNQQPQNSDGDGGGEGGHGKEEVNVEEQALLRLIVMGKKSLPDPAAKRGRPYWGYVELVTTDVEHIKDALKEEEYSTATRGTRRRAAARALGEGVYRILKHDSGRRVHTHLVYKLELPLPARRREHDAEADEAGEPQEAMNVEPEASYLIQIKNPEQPPPSGGGGDGGFRGLQSKRRAAFPAHLQGRFGSNHRYAPADPPDLLNYEGCEFLLIAASDDVEEELGLELETETDAEADLEGDGAAAAKCSDLVKMFGEVADVKPLLSGSWD; translated from the exons ATGTGGTGGGATGGGATGCAGGAGAAGGGCGAGATCTTCTTCTTCTATCGTCCCAAGGTCGGCAAGGACGAGGCGCGCGGCCCCGACGACGTGCAGCGGATGTACATCGTCCTCCGCCCCgaggccaccggcgacggcggcgaccgcgccgtCGAGGACAAGCAGGCGCCGGACTCCGGCAAGGAGGGCCACAAGAATCAGCAGCCGCAGAacagcgacggcgatggcggcggcgaaggcggacaCGGCAAGGAG GAGGTGAACGTCGAGGAGCAGGCGCTGCTCCGGCTGATCGTGATGGGGAAGAAGAGCCTGCCGGACCCGGCGGCGAAGCGCGGCCGCCCGTACTGGGGTTACGTCGAGCTCGTCACCACCGACGTCGAACACATCAAAGACGCGCTCAAGGAAG AGGAGTACAGCACGGCGACGCGCGggacgcggcggagggcggcggcgagggcgctgGGGGAGGGCGTGTACCGCATCCTGAAGCACGACTCCGGGCGCCGCGTTCACACCCACCTCGTCTACAAGCTCGAGCTCCCCTTGCCGGCGCGTCGCCGCGAGCACGACGCCGAAGCTGACGAGGCCGGCGAGCCGCAGGAGGCCATGAACGTGGAGCCGGAGGCGTCCTACCTCATCCAGATCAAGAACCCCGAGCAGCCGCCACCctccggcggcgggggcgacggcgggTTCCGCGGGCTGCAGAGCAAGCGCAGGGCGGCGTTCCCGGCGCACCTGCAGGGGCGGTTCGGGAGCAACCACCGTTACGCGCCGGCCGACCCGCCGGACCTGCTCAACTACGAAGGGTGCGAGTTCCTGCTGATCGCCGCGTCCGACGACGTCGAGGAGGAGCTGGGGCTCGAGCTGGAGACCGAGACCGACGCCGAGGCCGACCTCGAAggtgatggcgccgccgccgccaagtgcTCGGACCTGGTGAAGATGTTCGGCGAGGTCGCCGACGTGAAGCCGCTGCTGTCCGGGAGTTGGGACTAG
- the LOC127761985 gene encoding uncharacterized protein LOC127761985 isoform X1 — MGHGKEVKTRPDPKVEIQEKGEIFFFYRPKVGKDEARGPDDVQRMYIVLRPEATGDGGDRAVEDKQAPDSGKEGHKNQQPQNSDGDGGGEGGHGKEEVNVEEQALLRLIVMGKKSLPDPAAKRGRPYWGYVELVTTDVEHIKDALKEEEYSTATRGTRRRAAARALGEGVYRILKHDSGRRVHTHLVYKLELPLPARRREHDAEADEAGEPQEAMNVEPEASYLIQIKNPEQPPPSGGGGDGGFRGLQSKRRAAFPAHLQGRFGSNHRYAPADPPDLLNYEGCEFLLIAASDDVEEELGLELETETDAEADLEGDGAAAAKCSDLVKMFGEVADVKPLLSGSWD, encoded by the exons ATGGGGCACGGCAAGGAGGTGAAGACGAGGCCGGATCCCAAGGTGGAGATCCAG GAGAAGGGCGAGATCTTCTTCTTCTATCGTCCCAAGGTCGGCAAGGACGAGGCGCGCGGCCCCGACGACGTGCAGCGGATGTACATCGTCCTCCGCCCCgaggccaccggcgacggcggcgaccgcgccgtCGAGGACAAGCAGGCGCCGGACTCCGGCAAGGAGGGCCACAAGAATCAGCAGCCGCAGAacagcgacggcgatggcggcggcgaaggcggacaCGGCAAGGAG GAGGTGAACGTCGAGGAGCAGGCGCTGCTCCGGCTGATCGTGATGGGGAAGAAGAGCCTGCCGGACCCGGCGGCGAAGCGCGGCCGCCCGTACTGGGGTTACGTCGAGCTCGTCACCACCGACGTCGAACACATCAAAGACGCGCTCAAGGAAG AGGAGTACAGCACGGCGACGCGCGggacgcggcggagggcggcggcgagggcgctgGGGGAGGGCGTGTACCGCATCCTGAAGCACGACTCCGGGCGCCGCGTTCACACCCACCTCGTCTACAAGCTCGAGCTCCCCTTGCCGGCGCGTCGCCGCGAGCACGACGCCGAAGCTGACGAGGCCGGCGAGCCGCAGGAGGCCATGAACGTGGAGCCGGAGGCGTCCTACCTCATCCAGATCAAGAACCCCGAGCAGCCGCCACCctccggcggcgggggcgacggcgggTTCCGCGGGCTGCAGAGCAAGCGCAGGGCGGCGTTCCCGGCGCACCTGCAGGGGCGGTTCGGGAGCAACCACCGTTACGCGCCGGCCGACCCGCCGGACCTGCTCAACTACGAAGGGTGCGAGTTCCTGCTGATCGCCGCGTCCGACGACGTCGAGGAGGAGCTGGGGCTCGAGCTGGAGACCGAGACCGACGCCGAGGCCGACCTCGAAggtgatggcgccgccgccgccaagtgcTCGGACCTGGTGAAGATGTTCGGCGAGGTCGCCGACGTGAAGCCGCTGCTGTCCGGGAGTTGGGACTAG